The Hydrogenispora ethanolica genome has a segment encoding these proteins:
- a CDS encoding cache domain-containing sensor histidine kinase: MFGKIWVSQITLIILPVAIIGSLSFYASQQIINHQLIRLNTAALTQVEGNLSTLINRVYQLVTLYLVDSDIEKALKSKSMTPLERLQNVRTVEDKIMNYSLAFDHSYTHTMILGKNGLRYLTKNDSSAATLDDFINKDWYPKLFKAPNHLLWLNMNPGFESIPGQTPVLTFVKAMENQGVYGIYFFSLEESFLYDLYKNVPGNESQFYIVNGKGKILSHNHRTMVGRTLRGIELEMLLNHRPADETETEIYRRNHLITLIKKVHNMDWYIVYSVPEATHYQIIGGLKSKIAFIACLCFLLSAIIAYFMARSFSNPLVVLTRRVRTYLTPLSQAEKIAANAFEIDLLSSEYDMLIQRLDDTIHQLLREQEEKRKAEFHSLQMQINPHFLYNTLNSIKCLVWTKQIELIEPTLTALIKLLRQTVSLQDEIITLEEEIENIRNYIYLHQIRTGKNIVLNIHLAAGLEKCRLPKLLLQPMIENAIFHGIEPKNINGTIVLACTAAHHRVTIEIQDNGVGMDEAMIDKILTDNYASHNNFSGIGVHNVDRRIKLLYGDSFGLTLKSAPGIGTLVIITLPEIY; this comes from the coding sequence ATGTTCGGGAAGATATGGGTTTCGCAAATTACGCTCATCATCTTGCCGGTAGCCATCATCGGTTCACTCTCCTTTTACGCCTCGCAGCAGATTATCAATCATCAGTTAATCCGCCTCAATACGGCCGCTCTCACTCAAGTTGAAGGAAACCTCAGCACCTTGATTAACCGGGTATATCAGCTAGTAACTCTTTATCTGGTCGATTCGGACATTGAAAAAGCTTTAAAATCGAAATCAATGACTCCGCTGGAACGGCTTCAAAACGTCCGGACCGTCGAGGACAAAATCATGAATTATTCCCTGGCATTTGACCACTCTTATACTCATACCATGATTTTGGGAAAAAACGGCCTGCGTTACCTGACAAAGAACGATTCCAGCGCGGCGACTCTTGATGACTTTATCAACAAAGACTGGTACCCCAAACTTTTTAAAGCGCCCAACCATTTGCTGTGGTTAAATATGAATCCGGGTTTCGAAAGTATTCCCGGGCAAACACCGGTGCTTACATTCGTAAAAGCGATGGAAAACCAAGGTGTCTACGGAATCTACTTTTTTAGTTTGGAAGAATCTTTTCTGTATGACTTATATAAAAATGTGCCGGGTAACGAGAGTCAATTCTATATCGTCAATGGGAAAGGCAAAATTTTATCGCATAATCATCGGACCATGGTCGGACGCACCCTCCGCGGCATCGAGCTGGAAATGCTCTTGAACCACCGCCCTGCCGATGAAACGGAAACTGAAATCTATCGCCGTAACCACTTGATTACCCTGATTAAAAAGGTACACAATATGGACTGGTATATCGTTTATTCAGTTCCCGAGGCGACCCATTATCAAATTATAGGCGGTCTCAAAAGCAAAATTGCCTTCATTGCCTGCCTTTGTTTCCTGCTCTCCGCGATCATCGCCTATTTCATGGCGCGTTCTTTCTCTAACCCGCTGGTAGTCTTAACCCGGAGGGTACGCACCTATCTAACCCCGCTTTCCCAGGCTGAAAAAATTGCGGCCAACGCCTTTGAAATCGATTTGCTCAGTTCCGAATATGATATGTTGATTCAACGTTTGGATGATACGATTCACCAATTATTGCGCGAACAGGAAGAGAAACGAAAGGCGGAATTCCATTCGCTGCAAATGCAGATTAACCCTCATTTCCTATATAACACGCTCAATTCCATTAAATGTCTGGTTTGGACGAAACAGATCGAGCTGATTGAACCCACTTTAACCGCGCTGATCAAATTACTCCGCCAGACCGTCAGCTTGCAAGATGAGATCATTACTTTGGAAGAAGAGATCGAAAACATCCGCAATTATATCTATCTCCATCAGATCCGTACCGGCAAAAATATTGTTCTTAACATTCACCTGGCCGCCGGCTTGGAAAAATGCAGGCTGCCCAAATTGTTATTGCAGCCCATGATTGAAAACGCCATTTTTCACGGCATTGAGCCGAAAAATATTAACGGAACCATCGTTTTAGCCTGCACCGCCGCTCATCACAGGGTTACCATCGAAATTCAGGATAATGGCGTCGGAATGGATGAAGCCATGATCGACAAGATCCTGACGGATAACTACGCCAGCCATAATAACTTCTCCGGTATCGGAGTTCATAATGTTGATCGAAGAATCAAACTTTTATACGGCGACAGTTTCGGTCTCACCCTCAAAAGCGCGCCCGGAATCGGCACCCTGGTCATCATAACCTTGCCGGAAATCTATTGA
- a CDS encoding response regulator transcription factor, producing MYKILVVDDEKLLRQGLIHLTNWTEHGYIVTGEAANGIEALQFIGTNRPDIVITDIVMPVMGGIELIKKLREDGDNLPVIIVSSYSEFQYVREALQLGAVDYLLKQEISPASLLRVIEKARSKAAENGSDSSKTPSRKEEHLEQLFLSLLTTESMDKKIFFANISAYGFVLRDENLQLILLCPEQAAPWKDIKLNYPAATLKKAVLGCFHPELTPFIFFSSEKVITLLLNTSPADVPRIEAACIQAINQLNSLGNGAYVAALSETYSGIEQTRNIYFKTLPVAQFRFYDHAQLLFKFTEYEGKIDVPIVDYKQLAAWLEKSDFEGLYSSIAGYINFSLENERYFEPYELKKMLVEVFNYLLFYLSESGFEMTDIKENRFQYIKMIEDARSMPELLKDFKNITDLVGIKHTTGVKRYSELITGVIDYIKNNFGKDISLTTASSYLHVNKNYLCDLFKQQTGENFSDYLIHIRLEKAKEILKTSHLSIAVVGEQVGYPNPSYFAQLFKKHLGITPLEYRNLYRK from the coding sequence ATGTACAAAATTCTGGTGGTTGATGATGAAAAATTACTCCGCCAAGGATTAATTCACTTGACGAACTGGACGGAACACGGTTATATCGTAACCGGCGAAGCCGCAAACGGCATTGAAGCGCTGCAATTTATTGGGACCAACCGTCCTGATATTGTAATTACCGATATTGTCATGCCCGTGATGGGCGGGATCGAGCTGATCAAAAAACTCCGTGAAGATGGCGATAATCTGCCGGTGATTATCGTCAGCAGTTACAGTGAGTTTCAATATGTCAGGGAAGCCTTACAACTCGGGGCAGTCGATTATCTCTTAAAACAGGAAATTAGCCCCGCCAGTTTGCTGCGGGTGATCGAAAAAGCCAGATCCAAAGCGGCGGAAAATGGTAGTGACTCCAGCAAAACCCCTTCCCGTAAGGAAGAGCATCTCGAACAATTATTTTTAAGCCTTTTAACCACTGAATCAATGGATAAAAAGATCTTTTTTGCGAATATCTCAGCATATGGTTTTGTGTTGCGTGACGAAAATCTACAACTCATTCTGCTTTGTCCCGAACAAGCGGCGCCATGGAAGGATATCAAGCTGAATTATCCCGCGGCAACACTGAAAAAAGCCGTTCTGGGATGTTTTCACCCGGAATTAACGCCATTCATCTTTTTTAGCAGTGAAAAAGTGATCACTTTGTTGCTGAATACCTCGCCTGCCGATGTCCCTCGGATTGAAGCCGCGTGCATTCAGGCTATCAATCAGCTGAATTCTTTGGGAAACGGCGCTTATGTCGCGGCGCTAAGCGAGACCTATTCCGGTATCGAACAAACCCGGAATATTTACTTTAAAACACTCCCGGTCGCTCAGTTCCGTTTCTACGACCATGCGCAACTTTTGTTCAAATTTACTGAATATGAAGGAAAGATCGATGTTCCCATCGTGGACTATAAACAGCTGGCCGCCTGGTTGGAAAAATCCGATTTCGAGGGATTGTACAGTTCGATTGCGGGGTATATCAATTTCAGCTTGGAAAATGAGCGGTACTTTGAGCCTTACGAATTAAAAAAAATGTTGGTGGAAGTGTTTAATTATTTGCTTTTTTACCTCAGTGAGAGCGGTTTTGAGATGACCGATATCAAGGAAAACCGGTTCCAATATATTAAAATGATCGAAGACGCTCGATCAATGCCTGAGCTGTTGAAGGATTTTAAGAATATAACGGATCTGGTTGGCATCAAGCATACAACAGGCGTTAAGAGATATAGCGAACTGATCACCGGAGTCATCGATTATATAAAGAATAATTTCGGTAAAGACATCTCGTTAACGACCGCATCATCCTATCTCCATGTCAATAAGAATTATCTTTGCGATCTTTTCAAGCAACAGACCGGGGAAAACTTTAGTGATTATCTGATCCACATCCGTTTGGAAAAAGCGAAGGAAATTTTGAAAACCAGCCATCTCAGCATCGCGGTCGTGGGAGAACAAGTAGGCTATCCAAATCCCAGCTATTTCGCGCAACTCTTCAAAAAGCACCTGGGAATCACGCCGCTTGAATACCGGAACCTTTATCGAAAGTGA
- a CDS encoding VOC family protein — MKFLWTSIYVKNMDEAIAFYSNLTGLQVLKRFPARPGMEITFMGNGTTDETLVELLTDSNNSAVHYSEFISIGFAVDSVDAMLDKVKSENIPVHSGPFETPGSKFFCIKDPNGLTVQFFQQK; from the coding sequence ATGAAATTTTTGTGGACGTCCATCTATGTAAAGAATATGGATGAAGCGATCGCTTTTTATTCCAACCTGACCGGACTTCAAGTGTTGAAGCGTTTTCCCGCGAGACCTGGAATGGAAATAACTTTTATGGGCAACGGCACTACCGATGAAACACTGGTTGAACTCCTAACGGATAGCAACAATAGCGCGGTCCATTACAGTGAATTCATATCGATCGGTTTTGCTGTCGATTCGGTTGACGCAATGCTGGATAAGGTAAAAAGTGAAAACATTCCTGTACACAGTGGACCGTTTGAAACTCCCGGCTCCAAATTTTTCTGTATCAAAGATCCGAATGGCCTGACTGTTCAGTTTTTTCAGCAAAAATAA
- a CDS encoding M48 family metallopeptidase, which yields MMELTIQKQDKRPFVYGRRTFEYNLAYCERKTMEIAVHPDSTVFVKVPMDSDILMVEKKIKQRARWIIRQLTYFKQYTPRTPSRCYVNGETHLYCGKQYRLKVLVGHEDSVKLSRGFFQITCRDEPTPEIVQKLLNRWYFDKAVSQFNESMERCWPKFNNLSLVKPSISIKRMKKRWGSLSKKGTMTLNTDLVKAPKECIDYVLIHELCHLKYHDHSPEFYKLLDSMFPGWEKVKHKLELTMV from the coding sequence ATGATGGAGTTAACAATACAGAAGCAGGATAAGCGTCCGTTTGTTTATGGACGGAGGACCTTTGAATATAACCTCGCTTATTGCGAAAGAAAGACTATGGAAATTGCGGTTCATCCGGATAGCACGGTTTTCGTTAAGGTACCAATGGACTCGGATATTTTAATGGTTGAAAAAAAGATAAAACAGAGAGCAAGATGGATTATTCGACAACTGACCTACTTTAAACAATATACCCCGAGAACACCAAGCCGATGTTATGTGAATGGTGAAACGCACCTCTACTGTGGGAAACAATATCGACTAAAGGTTTTAGTGGGCCATGAGGATAGTGTTAAGTTATCCCGTGGTTTCTTTCAGATTACCTGTCGTGATGAACCGACTCCGGAAATAGTCCAAAAGCTATTAAATAGATGGTATTTTGATAAAGCTGTTTCGCAATTCAATGAGAGCATGGAACGTTGTTGGCCTAAGTTTAATAACCTTTCCCTTGTCAAACCATCAATATCGATAAAAAGGATGAAGAAAAGATGGGGGAGCTTATCTAAAAAAGGTACAATGACGCTCAATACCGATCTAGTCAAGGCGCCGAAGGAATGTATTGATTATGTTTTAATCCATGAATTGTGTCACTTGAAATATCATGATCATAGCCCCGAATTTTATAAGCTACTCGACTCGATGTTCCCTGGTTGGGAAAAGGTTAAGCATAAACTGGAACTTACTATGGTTTAA
- a CDS encoding type I restriction endonuclease subunit R, giving the protein MSHFETNEKHLSQIPALQLLISMGFEYLTPAETLRERQNRTSNVLLENILRSQLKEINRIRYKGNEYLFSEENIQTAIQKLKNVKYDGLLKTNEAIYDLITLGTAMEQTIEGDSKSFNLNYIDWRNPDRNRYHVTVEYRVERARSTETARPDIVLFVNGIPFCVIECKAPQVEIEQAVSQSIRNQNDDFIPKLFIYTQMVLAVNKNSAMYATTGTPAKFWGVWKEAHLNRGEQEFNKLQELVNKPLDQQVIAKIVDTLQMDPALLEENRFVTEQDKAFYVLCRPERLLELSWKFTVFDGGIRKIARYQQYFVIKATLNRVKQFDNTGSRKGGVVWHTQGSGKSLTMVMLVRNLVLDPEIVNPRIVLVTDRDDLDKQLGNTFVVCGLEANRATSGRNLLELVAEKQSGIITTLIHKFDKAYAVTKYEDNSPDIFILVDESHRTQFGSFSARMRQMFPRACYLGFTGTPLLKKEKNNFIKFGKLIEPHYSITQAVEDGAVVPLLYEGRHVEMTQNQTAVDLWFERHTQGLSKEQQADLKRKYARAEMLNKADQVIYMRAFDISEHFRSNWQGTGFKAQLVAPGKPSALKYNEYLNEIGIVTSEVVISPPDMREGYDESDEEVSDEVVKFWNKMMKRYGSEEEYTKQIINQFKHGSEPEILIVVDKLLTGFDAPRNTVLYLCRVLKEHTLLQAIARVNRLYEGKEFGFIVDYASVLGELDKALTMYSAFEGFDEADLTGTITSINSEIEKLPERYSDLWDLFKTVKSSYDEEAYEILLADEELREEFYSRLSEFSKNLAIALSSDKFLSETDENTLSRYKSDLRKFQSLKVSVKMRYAEAIDYRDYEPKIKKLLDTHIQANEVIQLNEPVNIFDDKMFSQVKEEQGVYKIKKTTASKADMIAHAMKKVITEKMDEDPAFYEKFSKLIQQAIEDFRAKRISDLDYLNKIVDVRHKVVHKVHDDVPEEISDNEDAMAYYGVLKPFLEQNNLSESDLKSISADAAIAIQDILEKNDKVNFWDDGDAQKQTINEIDDYLYDELKTERGIELSLNQMDEIIEKVLQVAKHRSYR; this is encoded by the coding sequence ATGAGTCACTTTGAGACAAACGAAAAACATCTTTCTCAAATCCCTGCTTTGCAGCTGCTCATCAGCATGGGCTTTGAATATTTAACACCTGCCGAAACGCTTCGCGAACGACAGAACAGGACATCCAATGTGCTGCTGGAAAACATCTTGCGGAGTCAATTAAAGGAAATTAACCGTATCCGGTATAAAGGAAACGAATATCTTTTCAGCGAGGAGAATATTCAGACCGCGATTCAGAAGCTGAAAAATGTAAAATATGACGGTTTGCTAAAAACCAACGAGGCGATTTATGACCTGATCACCCTTGGTACCGCCATGGAGCAGACCATTGAAGGTGATTCGAAAAGTTTCAATCTGAACTACATCGATTGGCGTAATCCGGATCGAAACCGCTATCATGTCACCGTTGAATATCGTGTTGAACGCGCACGGAGTACGGAGACGGCGCGACCGGATATTGTTTTGTTTGTAAACGGCATCCCCTTTTGCGTGATTGAATGTAAGGCGCCGCAAGTCGAGATAGAACAAGCAGTCTCTCAGTCTATCAGGAATCAGAATGATGACTTTATTCCGAAACTTTTCATTTATACTCAGATGGTTCTAGCGGTAAACAAGAATAGCGCCATGTATGCCACAACGGGGACTCCGGCAAAGTTTTGGGGGGTCTGGAAAGAAGCGCATTTGAACAGAGGAGAACAGGAATTTAATAAGCTGCAAGAACTTGTAAACAAACCATTGGATCAACAGGTTATTGCCAAGATTGTCGACACACTTCAAATGGATCCGGCTTTATTGGAGGAAAACCGATTTGTTACCGAGCAGGATAAAGCTTTTTATGTATTATGCCGTCCAGAGCGATTGCTGGAGTTGTCATGGAAATTTACTGTGTTTGATGGCGGAATTCGCAAAATAGCCCGTTATCAGCAATATTTTGTCATTAAAGCAACGTTAAACCGGGTGAAGCAATTTGACAATACCGGCTCGCGTAAGGGTGGTGTTGTCTGGCATACGCAAGGCTCCGGAAAATCTCTAACTATGGTTATGCTGGTTCGTAATTTGGTCTTAGATCCGGAAATTGTCAATCCCCGCATTGTGCTGGTTACCGATCGCGATGATTTGGATAAGCAGCTTGGTAATACTTTTGTCGTGTGCGGACTTGAAGCCAATCGGGCAACATCGGGAAGAAACCTGTTGGAGTTAGTGGCCGAAAAACAATCGGGTATCATCACGACACTTATTCATAAGTTTGACAAGGCTTATGCGGTAACAAAGTATGAAGATAATTCTCCCGATATTTTTATTCTAGTCGATGAAAGTCATCGTACTCAGTTCGGATCGTTTTCCGCCCGGATGCGACAGATGTTTCCCCGTGCTTGTTATCTGGGATTTACAGGAACTCCGTTGTTAAAAAAAGAAAAGAACAATTTTATAAAATTCGGCAAGCTAATTGAACCACACTACTCAATCACCCAGGCGGTAGAAGACGGCGCGGTTGTTCCGCTTTTGTATGAAGGACGGCATGTGGAAATGACTCAGAATCAGACTGCGGTCGATTTGTGGTTTGAACGCCACACCCAAGGGCTATCCAAAGAACAGCAAGCGGATCTTAAGCGTAAGTACGCTCGGGCTGAAATGCTGAATAAAGCGGATCAGGTTATTTACATGCGGGCATTTGATATCAGTGAACATTTCCGATCCAATTGGCAAGGAACCGGTTTTAAGGCGCAACTGGTCGCGCCGGGTAAACCTTCCGCGCTTAAATATAACGAATATCTCAATGAAATTGGCATCGTTACCTCGGAGGTTGTTATCTCGCCTCCTGACATGCGGGAGGGTTACGACGAGAGCGATGAGGAAGTCTCTGATGAAGTAGTTAAGTTTTGGAATAAAATGATGAAGCGTTATGGCAGTGAGGAAGAATATACAAAGCAAATCATCAATCAGTTCAAACATGGCAGCGAACCGGAGATCTTAATTGTCGTGGATAAGCTGTTGACTGGATTTGATGCTCCAAGAAACACGGTTCTTTATTTGTGTAGGGTGCTTAAAGAGCATACTTTATTACAGGCAATTGCGCGGGTAAACCGACTCTATGAAGGCAAAGAATTTGGATTCATTGTGGATTATGCAAGTGTTCTTGGAGAGTTGGACAAAGCGCTGACCATGTATAGCGCGTTTGAGGGGTTCGACGAAGCCGATCTTACCGGTACAATAACCTCTATCAACAGTGAAATCGAAAAATTGCCGGAACGCTATTCGGACCTATGGGATCTTTTTAAAACTGTAAAGAGTTCGTATGATGAAGAGGCGTATGAAATATTACTCGCAGATGAAGAGCTGAGGGAAGAGTTTTATAGTCGTCTTTCCGAATTCAGTAAAAACTTAGCCATCGCCCTTTCTTCAGACAAATTTTTATCAGAAACGGATGAAAATACTTTGTCGAGATATAAGTCGGATTTAAGGAAGTTTCAGTCGCTTAAGGTATCTGTTAAGATGCGTTATGCTGAAGCGATTGATTACAGAGATTATGAACCAAAGATTAAAAAGCTGCTTGATACCCATATTCAGGCCAATGAGGTCATCCAACTTAATGAGCCGGTTAATATCTTTGATGACAAAATGTTTAGCCAAGTGAAAGAGGAACAAGGGGTCTATAAAATCAAGAAAACCACGGCCTCCAAAGCGGATATGATTGCTCATGCCATGAAAAAAGTCATAACGGAAAAAATGGATGAAGATCCGGCTTTTTATGAAAAATTTTCAAAACTGATCCAACAGGCTATTGAAGACTTCAGAGCAAAAAGAATTTCGGACTTAGACTACCTAAATAAAATTGTTGATGTTAGGCATAAAGTTGTTCACAAGGTACATGATGACGTCCCTGAAGAAATCTCAGACAACGAAGATGCCATGGCTTATTACGGAGTGCTGAAACCATTCCTAGAACAAAATAACCTTAGTGAATCGGATCTTAAATCGATTAGTGCAGACGCAGCGATTGCGATACAGGATATTTTGGAAAAGAATGATAAAGTTAATTTTTGGGATGATGGAGACGCTCAGAAGCAAACGATAAATGAGATTGATGACTACCTTTATGATGAGTTAAAAACAGAAAGAGGTATTGAATTGTCATTGAATCAAATGGATGAAATCATAGAAAAGGTCTTACAGGTGGCGAAGCATAGGAGTTACAGATGA
- a CDS encoding restriction endonuclease subunit S, whose protein sequence is MNEKISREVKNTKIIPLKEAGVLKSGGTPSKNNNNYWGGNFPWITAKDLKVPVLENSIDRLTDEGTNHAKIAPKNSLLILVRGMTLFKDVPVCLAGRDLAFNQDIKALIPKKDVDPNYLLMFLKSKKRELLGLVDSAGHGTGRLNIDLLENLNIAIPPIPEQKAIADLLSTWDEAIEKTERLIRAKEQRLDAYGRELFNRKNACNYKGWKSIRLKDVLIEHGDKSTGNEEVYSVSVHKGLVNQIEHLGRSFSASNTENYNCAHYGDIVYTKSPTGNFPLGVVKQSYVSKDVIVSPLYGVFTPKSFHLGIVIDFYFSSPTRARNYLYSLIQKGAKNTLAITNKTFISKKLHLPVDETAQKAIAEYVITAREEIDLLKQLADKYKIQKSGLMQKMLTGTWRIKLEIINKYR, encoded by the coding sequence ATGAATGAAAAAATTTCGAGAGAAGTTAAAAATACAAAAATTATTCCTTTAAAAGAGGCAGGTGTTTTGAAATCTGGGGGAACACCTAGTAAAAATAATAATAATTATTGGGGCGGTAATTTCCCCTGGATAACTGCTAAGGATCTCAAAGTCCCAGTTCTTGAAAACTCAATCGACCGACTTACAGATGAAGGGACCAACCATGCTAAAATAGCACCAAAGAATTCTCTTTTAATATTGGTAAGGGGTATGACTTTATTCAAAGATGTTCCTGTTTGTTTAGCAGGTCGTGATTTAGCTTTTAATCAAGATATCAAAGCTTTGATTCCAAAGAAAGATGTTGATCCCAATTATCTTCTAATGTTTCTTAAATCTAAAAAAAGGGAATTGCTTGGTCTTGTTGATTCCGCTGGTCATGGTACTGGACGGTTAAATATAGATTTGCTTGAAAACCTAAATATAGCTATTCCTCCTATTCCTGAACAAAAAGCCATTGCCGATTTGCTTTCAACTTGGGATGAGGCCATCGAGAAGACCGAGCGGTTGATTAGGGCGAAGGAACAAAGATTGGATGCTTATGGTAGGGAACTTTTTAATCGCAAGAATGCCTGTAACTATAAGGGATGGAAATCAATAAGGTTGAAAGACGTACTTATTGAGCATGGTGATAAAAGTACCGGGAATGAAGAAGTCTACTCTGTATCCGTCCATAAAGGGCTTGTGAATCAGATTGAACACTTAGGGAGATCCTTTTCAGCATCAAATACGGAAAACTATAACTGCGCCCATTACGGTGACATTGTTTATACCAAAAGCCCAACTGGTAATTTCCCTTTGGGAGTTGTAAAGCAGAGCTATGTTTCTAAGGATGTTATCGTTTCTCCTCTTTATGGCGTGTTTACTCCTAAGAGTTTTCATTTGGGAATTGTGATCGATTTCTATTTTAGCTCTCCAACAAGGGCTCGTAACTATCTCTATTCCCTTATTCAAAAGGGGGCGAAAAACACGCTTGCAATTACAAATAAAACATTCATTAGCAAGAAACTCCATTTGCCAGTAGATGAAACTGCTCAAAAAGCTATTGCGGAATATGTAATTACTGCAAGGGAGGAAATCGATCTCCTTAAGCAACTGGCAGACAAGTATAAGATTCAAAAAAGCGGGTTGATGCAGAAAATGCTCACCGGAACATGGAGAATTAAGCTCGAAATTATTAACAAATATAGATAA
- the dinD gene encoding DNA damage-inducible protein D produces MDNNTIVVLTNAFNSIVQQVPDSDIEYWFARDLQEVLEYSDWRNFLNVIDKAKEAARNSGTEVKNHFVDVTKMVKIGSSAERPVDDVMLTRYACYLIAQNGDPRKETIAFAQTYFALQTRKQELIEERIRLHERLQARQKLTESEAELSRNIYERGVDDKGFGRIRSKGDAALFGGNTTAQMKDKLNIPQNRPLADFLPTVTIAAKNLATEITNYNVKQHDLYGEIAITSEHVQNNTSVRNILGERGIKPEELPPEEDLKKLERRVKSAEKKLIKDSELPDGGAVNEQD; encoded by the coding sequence ATGGACAATAATACGATAGTTGTTTTGACAAATGCCTTTAATTCCATTGTTCAACAGGTTCCGGATTCTGATATTGAATATTGGTTTGCCAGGGATTTGCAAGAAGTATTGGAATATAGCGATTGGCGCAATTTCCTTAATGTGATCGATAAAGCCAAAGAAGCTGCTCGGAATTCCGGCACTGAAGTAAAAAACCATTTTGTTGACGTCACCAAAATGGTCAAAATCGGCTCCAGCGCTGAGCGCCCGGTTGATGATGTGATGTTGACCCGTTATGCTTGTTACCTTATTGCTCAAAATGGCGACCCGCGCAAGGAGACCATTGCTTTCGCCCAAACTTATTTTGCATTACAAACCCGAAAACAGGAACTGATAGAAGAACGGATCCGCTTGCACGAACGTCTTCAGGCGCGTCAAAAACTGACGGAGTCGGAAGCAGAGCTATCAAGAAATATTTATGAACGGGGCGTGGATGATAAAGGATTTGGCCGCATCCGTTCGAAAGGCGACGCCGCTTTATTTGGCGGAAACACCACCGCCCAGATGAAAGATAAACTTAATATCCCTCAGAACCGGCCTTTAGCTGATTTTTTACCTACTGTAACCATCGCCGCTAAAAATCTGGCGACCGAGATTACCAATTATAATGTAAAACAACATGATTTATATGGCGAAATCGCGATCACTTCGGAGCATGTGCAGAATAATACCAGTGTCCGCAATATCTTGGGTGAAAGAGGGATCAAGCCGGAAGAGCTGCCGCCCGAAGAGGACTTGAAGAAACTGGAGCGCCGGGTGAAATCGGCGGAAAAGAAGTTGATTAAGGACAGTGAGCTGCCGGATGGCGGGGCTGTGAATGAACAGGACTAA